From a single Leishmania major strain Friedlin complete genome, chromosome 27 genomic region:
- a CDS encoding NADH-ubiquinone oxidoreductase 20 kDa subunit,mitochondrial precursor (previous protein_id=AAZ09820.1) — MLRFTRASFTGRAMISRGSPEWSHRLDLKKGKKTTLAHKLGTSKPNNALQYAQMTLHDLTEWVVAYSPWPLTFGLACCAVEMMHSYSSRYDLDRFGIVPRPSPRQAEIIIVSGTVTNKMAPLLRNIYVQMVNPKWVISMGSCANGGGYYHFSYAVLRGCERAIPVDFWIPGCPPSAESLVFCLHNLQKKIRWHEIQKYSVR, encoded by the coding sequence ATGCTGCGCTTCACGCGTGCCTCGTTCACGGGCCGCGCGATGATCTCGCGCGGTAGTCCCGAGTGGTCTCACCGCCTCGACCTCAAGAAGGGCAAGAAAACGACACTGGCGCACAAGCTCGGCACAAGCAAGCCGAACAACGCGTTGCAGTACGCGCAAATGACGTTGCACGACTTGACAGAGTGGGTCGTGGCCTACTCTCCGTGGCCGCTAACCTTTGGCCTTGCCTGCTGCGCTGTGGAGATGATGCACTCGTACTCGTCGCGCTACGACTTAGACAGATTTGGTATTGTGCCGCGCCCCTCGCCTCGTCAGGCGGAGATCATTATCGTCTCCGGTACCGTGACAAACAAGatggcaccgctgctgcgtaaCATCTACGTGCAGATGGTGAACCCAAAGTGGGTGATTTCGATGGGTAGCTGCGCCAACGGCGGTGGGTACTACCACTTCTCGTACGCCGTGCTCCGCGGCTGCGAGCGGGCGATCCCCGTCGACTTCTGGATCCCCGGCTGCCCGCCGTCCGCTGAGAGCCTTGTATTTTGTCTGCACAACTTGCAGAAGAAGATCCGCTGGCACGAGATTCAAAAATACTCGGTGCGGTAA